A DNA window from Labrus mixtus chromosome 4, fLabMix1.1, whole genome shotgun sequence contains the following coding sequences:
- the olfml1 gene encoding olfactomedin-like protein 3, which produces MSSKVLPILFVSLCLTVGSIWSQGSSHDNFILQYLERRLAQMEERLNICEQNTVGITQKTYDLSSEIRGYLSTLSVLRSETKSQVDSVSVRVDRVERELEYLENKIPSQSNIEMEEALLEQQIKAAELDQLQKKARIKIERDCNTALSQIKSLKIVKKTGDAYGCWFKDPSEGSAKVYLLSGIRNSTLLEYASLHSFTERITTLPAKVLKLPFHWQGTGHVVYNGFLYYHKADTPNQILKVDLLNGTVVDSTLLPGAGRLPVYSLNPNTYLDLAVDELGLWVIHADPEYGGNLIITKLDKGSLAVEYTWDTQCRSRDAEGAFLICGALYVVYNTRYGGRSTVQCLFDIHDTIHSDESPVMFFPKRYTSHSSIHYHPGEKQLYAWDDGYQTIYKVETQRNDQVTVE; this is translated from the exons ATGTCAAGCAAAGTGCTTCCCATCCTTTTCGTATCTCTATGTCTGACTGTTGGTTCTATCTGGAGTCAGGGGTCTTCCCACGATAACTTTATACTCCAGTACCTTGAGAGGAGACTGGCTCAGATGGAG GAGCGTCTTAATATCTGCGAGCAGAACACAGTGGGTATCACCCAGAAGACTTATGATCTCTCCTCTGAAATCAGAGGTTATCTGTCCACTCTCAGTGTTCTGAG ATCAGAGACTAAGAGCCAGGTGGACAGTGTTTCTGTCCGTGTCGACCGGGTGGAGAGAGAGTTGGAATATCTTGAGAATAAAATTCCCAGCCAGTCTAATATTGAGATGGAGGAGGCACTGCTAGAACAACAGATAAAGGCTGCAGAACTGGACCAGCTGCAGAAGAAAGCAAGGATCAAGATTGAGAGGG ACTGCAACACAGCCCTGAGTCAAATCAAGTCTCTGAAGATTGTGAAGAAGACAGGAGATGCCTACGGTTGCTGGTTCAAGGACCCCTCTGAAGGATCAGCCAAG GTCTACCTGCTCAGTGGAATCCGTAACAGCACTCTGCTGGAGTATGCTTCTCTGCACAGTTTCACAGAGAGGATCACCACACTGCCAGCTAAGGTTCTGAAGCTTCCTTTTCACTGGCAGGGAACCGGTCATGTAGTCTACAATGGATTCCTCTACTACCACAAGGCAGATACACCAAACCAGATATTGAAG GTCGACTTGTTGAATGGTACTGTGGTGGACAGTACGCTGCTACCAGGAGCAGGTCGTCTACCAGTTTACAGTTTGAACCCCAACACCTACCTGGACCTGGCAGTGGATGAACTTGGACTGTGGGTCATCCATGCTGACCCTGAGTATGGAGGAAACCTGATCATTACCAAACTGGATAAAG GGTCTTTGGCAGTAGAGTACACCTGGGATACACAATGTAGAAGTCGTGATGCTGAGGGAGCCTTCCTTATATGTGGAGCCCTCTATGTGGTATACAATACACGTTATGGAGGACGTTCCACCGTACAGTGTCTCTTCGACATCCATGACACCATCCACAG TGATGAGAGTCCTGTGATGTTCTTCCCGAAGCGCTACACCAGCCACAGCAGCATCCACTACCACCCTGGAGAGAAACAGCTGTACGCCTGGGACGATGGCTACCAGACAATATACAAAgtggagacacagagaaatgaTCAAGTCACTGTTGAATGA